A portion of the Punica granatum isolate Tunisia-2019 chromosome 7, ASM765513v2, whole genome shotgun sequence genome contains these proteins:
- the LOC116215610 gene encoding PTI1-like tyrosine-protein kinase 3 isoform X2 — protein MRRWLCCTCQVEESYPKDDQEVVKSPRNHTDGYPKSSKVSAPAKPEMPKAAPTIEVPAFSLEELKEKTNNFGSKALIGEGSYGRVYYANLNTGKAVAVKKLDTSSEQESDVEFLIQVSKVSTLKHENFVELLGYCVEENTRVLAYEFATMGSLHDILHGRKGVQGAQPGPVLDWMQRVRIAVDAARGLEYLHEKVQPSIIHRDIRSSNVLLFDDFEGKIADFNLSNQAPDMAARLHSTRVLGTFGYHAPEYAMTGQLTQKSDVYSFGVVLLELLTGRKPVDHTMPRGQQSLVTWATPRLSEDKVKQCVDPRLKGEYSPKGVAKLAAVAALCVQYEAEFRPNMSIVLKALQPLLKPPAPGPVP, from the exons ATGCGACGATGGCTCTGTTGCACTTGCCAAGTAGAAGAGTCCTATCCTAAGGATGATCAGGAGGTTGTGAAAAGCCCTAGGAACCACACTGATG GGTACCCGAAGAGTTCAAAGGTATCAGCTCCGGCAAAGCCTGAAATGCCAAAGGCAGCTCCAACTATTGAAGTGCCAGCTTTTTCTTTGGAAGAACTGAAAGAAAAGACTAATAATTTTGGATCAAAGGCATTGATTGGCGAAGGATCATATGGGAGGGTTTACTATGCAAACTTAAACACTGGAAAAGCCGTTGCCGTCAAAAAGCTTGATACTTCATCCGAGCAGGAGTCTGATGTCGAGTTCCTGATTCAG GTTTCTAAAGTTTCAACGTTGAAGCATGAGAATTTTGTTGAGTTGCTGGGGTACTGTGTGGAGGAAAATACACGGGTACTTGCCTATGAGTTTGCAACTATGGGGTCTTTGCATGACATATTACATG GGAGAAAAGGAGTTCAAGGAGCACAGCCGGGTCCAGTGCTCGACTGGATGCAGCGAGTAAGAATTGCAGTGGATGCTGCTCGAGGATTGGAGTACTTACATGAGAAAGTCCAGCCTTCTATAATTCATCGAGATATTAGGTCAAGCAATGTACTCCTCTTTGATGACTTCGAGGGGAAGATTGCAGACTTCAACCTCTCAAATCAGGCACCTGATATGGCTGCTCGTCTCCACTCTACTCGTGTTCTAGGGACTTTTGGTTATCATGCTCCCGA GTATGCGATGACTGGACAATTAACACAGAAGAGTGACGTATACAGCTTTGGTGTTGTTCTGCTGGAGCTTCTGACAGGGAGGAAGCCTGTTGATCATACCATGCCGCGTGGACAGCAGAGTCTTGTCACTTGG GCGACCCCGAGATTGAGCGAGGACAAGGTGAAGCAATGCGTGGACCCGAGGCTCAAGGGAGAATATTCCCCAAAAGGAGTCGCTAAG TTAGCTGCTGTGGCTGCACTGTGTGTCCAGTATGAGGCTGAGTTCCGCCCTAACATGAGCATTGTTCTCAAGGCTTTGCAGCCACTTCTGAAGCCTCCTGCCCCGGGTCCAGTACCCTGA
- the LOC116215180 gene encoding periodic tryptophan protein 1 homolog gives MISAISWVPRGAPKTVPEVAEPPLQESIEEMLRSRAMEKNGDDDSDDENMDVDASEKDDEVANALSAADALVKKSKMAKSAAPLEDLADGLKELDMDGYDEEDEEIELFGNGVGSLYYPSNDMDPYLKDKDDDDSEELEDREINPADSVIVCARTDEEYNHLEVHVFQEDVGDGDTNLYVHHEIVLSGFPLCTEWLDCPLKGGEKGNFIAIGSMDPAIEIWDLDVIDAVEPCLVLGGQEEMKKKKKKGKKASIKYKEGSHTDSVLCLAWNKEFRNILASGSGDRQVKIWDVATGKCDITMEHHTDKVQAVAWNPSRPHVLLSGSFDHTIVMRDGKMPSHSGYKWSVPADVESLAWDLHSEHSFVASLEDGTVRGFDIRAAVSNPSSESKPAFTLHAHDKAVCNVSYNPAAPNLLATGSTDKMVKLWDLANNQPSCVASRSPKLGALFSVSFSEDSPFLLAMGGSKGILEIWDTLSDTAVSQRFGKYRK, from the exons ATGATATCAGCAATCTCATGGGTCCCGAGAGGGGCTCCAAAGACTGTCCCGGAGGTGGCTGAGCCACCTTTGCAGGAAAGCATCGAGGAAATGTTGAGGAGTCGCGCAATGGAGAAAAA TGGAGATGATGACAGCGACGATGAAAATATGGATGTTGATGCGTCAGAGAAGGATGACGAAGTTGCAAATGCATTATCTGCAGCAGATGCACTTGTCAAGAAATCGAAAATGGCAAAATCAGCTGCCCCTCTTGAGGACTTAGCCGATGGTCTGAAGGAGCTTGACATGGATGGTTATGATGAAGAGGATGAAG AGATAGAGCTTTTTGGCAATGGCGTTGGCAGCCTCTACTACCCTAGTAATGATATGGACCCATACCTAAAGGATAAAGAT GATGATGACTCTGAAGAGCTTGAGGACAGGGAAATTAACCCGGCTGATTCTGTCATAGTTTGTGCACGGACTGATGAAGAATACAATCACCTTGAG GTTCACGTTTTCCAAGAAGATGTTGGTGATGGAGATACAAATTTGTATGTACACCATGAAATTGTTCTTTCGGGTTTTCCACTCTGCACAGAATGGCTTGATTGTCCTCTTAAAGGTGGAGAGAAAG GGAATTTTATTGCAATTGGCTCAATGGACCCCGCTATTGAGATTTGGGATCTTGATGTT ATTGATGCAGTGGAACCATGCCTTGTATTAGGTGGCCAGGAAgagatgaaaaagaaaaagaagaaagggaagaag GCATCCATTAAGTACAAGGAGGGTAGTCATACAGATTCAGTGCTTTGTCTTGCCTGGAACAAGGAGTTCAG GAATATACTTGCAAGTGGAAGTGGCGATAGGCAAGTCAAAATCTGGGATGTCGCCACTGGGAAGTGTGATATTACCATGGAGCACCATACAGATAAG GTTCAAGCCGTTGCATGGAATCCTTCTAGACCTCATGTTCTTCTTAGTGGATCCTTTGATCATACCATTGTGATG AGGGATGGGAAGATGCCTTCACATTCAGGATATAAGTGGTCTGTTCCAGCTGATGTGGAGAGCTTGGCATGGGACTTACATTCAGAGCACTCCTTTGTG GCAAGTCTTGAGGATGGCACGGTTAGAGGCTTTGATATTCGAGCTGCTGTTTCAAATCCATCTTCCGAGTCAAAACCTGCTTTCACTCTCCATGCGCATGATAAAGCCGTCTGCAATGTCTCTTACAATCCAGCTGCGCCGAAT CTTCTTGCAACTGGATCTACCGATAAAATG GTGAAGCTGTGGGATTTGGCGAATAATCAACCTTCATGTGTCGCATCTAGAAGTCCAAAACTT GGTGCCctcttttctgtttctttCTCGGAAGATAGCCCCTTTCTACTTGCAATGGGAGGATCAAAGGGGATACTGGAA ATATGGGATACGCTATCTGATACAGCAGTTTCTCAGAGATTTGGAAAGTACCGAAAGTGA
- the LOC116215610 gene encoding PTI1-like tyrosine-protein kinase 3 isoform X3 produces the protein MESILHRRGPGAHAPTPANFVRLYSSKDDLFLRKRYKMRRWLCCTCQVEESYPKDDQEVVKSPRNHTDGYPKSSKVSAPAKPEMPKAAPTIEVPAFSLEELKEKTNNFGSKALIGEGSYGRVYYANLNTGKAVAVKKLDTSSEQESDVEFLIQVSKVSTLKHENFVELLGYCVEENTRVLAYEFATMGSLHDILHGRKGVQGAQPGPVLDWMQRVRIAVDAARGLEYLHEKVQPSIIHRDIRSSNVLLFDDFEGKIADFNLSNQAPDMAARLHSTRVLGTFGYHAPE, from the exons ATGGAAAGCATTCTTCATCGGCGCGGTCCAGGG GCACATGCACCTACTCCGGCAAACTTCGTACGGCTGTATTCAAGTAAAGACGACCTTTTTCTGAGAAAGAGGTACAAGATGCGACGATGGCTCTGTTGCACTTGCCAAGTAGAAGAGTCCTATCCTAAGGATGATCAGGAGGTTGTGAAAAGCCCTAGGAACCACACTGATG GGTACCCGAAGAGTTCAAAGGTATCAGCTCCGGCAAAGCCTGAAATGCCAAAGGCAGCTCCAACTATTGAAGTGCCAGCTTTTTCTTTGGAAGAACTGAAAGAAAAGACTAATAATTTTGGATCAAAGGCATTGATTGGCGAAGGATCATATGGGAGGGTTTACTATGCAAACTTAAACACTGGAAAAGCCGTTGCCGTCAAAAAGCTTGATACTTCATCCGAGCAGGAGTCTGATGTCGAGTTCCTGATTCAG GTTTCTAAAGTTTCAACGTTGAAGCATGAGAATTTTGTTGAGTTGCTGGGGTACTGTGTGGAGGAAAATACACGGGTACTTGCCTATGAGTTTGCAACTATGGGGTCTTTGCATGACATATTACATG GGAGAAAAGGAGTTCAAGGAGCACAGCCGGGTCCAGTGCTCGACTGGATGCAGCGAGTAAGAATTGCAGTGGATGCTGCTCGAGGATTGGAGTACTTACATGAGAAAGTCCAGCCTTCTATAATTCATCGAGATATTAGGTCAAGCAATGTACTCCTCTTTGATGACTTCGAGGGGAAGATTGCAGACTTCAACCTCTCAAATCAGGCACCTGATATGGCTGCTCGTCTCCACTCTACTCGTGTTCTAGGGACTTTTGGTTATCATGCTCCCGAGTAA
- the LOC116215610 gene encoding PTI1-like tyrosine-protein kinase 1 isoform X1, with protein MESILHRRGPGAHAPTPANFVRLYSSKDDLFLRKRYKMRRWLCCTCQVEESYPKDDQEVVKSPRNHTDGYPKSSKVSAPAKPEMPKAAPTIEVPAFSLEELKEKTNNFGSKALIGEGSYGRVYYANLNTGKAVAVKKLDTSSEQESDVEFLIQVSKVSTLKHENFVELLGYCVEENTRVLAYEFATMGSLHDILHGRKGVQGAQPGPVLDWMQRVRIAVDAARGLEYLHEKVQPSIIHRDIRSSNVLLFDDFEGKIADFNLSNQAPDMAARLHSTRVLGTFGYHAPEYAMTGQLTQKSDVYSFGVVLLELLTGRKPVDHTMPRGQQSLVTWATPRLSEDKVKQCVDPRLKGEYSPKGVAKLAAVAALCVQYEAEFRPNMSIVLKALQPLLKPPAPGPVP; from the exons ATGGAAAGCATTCTTCATCGGCGCGGTCCAGGG GCACATGCACCTACTCCGGCAAACTTCGTACGGCTGTATTCAAGTAAAGACGACCTTTTTCTGAGAAAGAGGTACAAGATGCGACGATGGCTCTGTTGCACTTGCCAAGTAGAAGAGTCCTATCCTAAGGATGATCAGGAGGTTGTGAAAAGCCCTAGGAACCACACTGATG GGTACCCGAAGAGTTCAAAGGTATCAGCTCCGGCAAAGCCTGAAATGCCAAAGGCAGCTCCAACTATTGAAGTGCCAGCTTTTTCTTTGGAAGAACTGAAAGAAAAGACTAATAATTTTGGATCAAAGGCATTGATTGGCGAAGGATCATATGGGAGGGTTTACTATGCAAACTTAAACACTGGAAAAGCCGTTGCCGTCAAAAAGCTTGATACTTCATCCGAGCAGGAGTCTGATGTCGAGTTCCTGATTCAG GTTTCTAAAGTTTCAACGTTGAAGCATGAGAATTTTGTTGAGTTGCTGGGGTACTGTGTGGAGGAAAATACACGGGTACTTGCCTATGAGTTTGCAACTATGGGGTCTTTGCATGACATATTACATG GGAGAAAAGGAGTTCAAGGAGCACAGCCGGGTCCAGTGCTCGACTGGATGCAGCGAGTAAGAATTGCAGTGGATGCTGCTCGAGGATTGGAGTACTTACATGAGAAAGTCCAGCCTTCTATAATTCATCGAGATATTAGGTCAAGCAATGTACTCCTCTTTGATGACTTCGAGGGGAAGATTGCAGACTTCAACCTCTCAAATCAGGCACCTGATATGGCTGCTCGTCTCCACTCTACTCGTGTTCTAGGGACTTTTGGTTATCATGCTCCCGA GTATGCGATGACTGGACAATTAACACAGAAGAGTGACGTATACAGCTTTGGTGTTGTTCTGCTGGAGCTTCTGACAGGGAGGAAGCCTGTTGATCATACCATGCCGCGTGGACAGCAGAGTCTTGTCACTTGG GCGACCCCGAGATTGAGCGAGGACAAGGTGAAGCAATGCGTGGACCCGAGGCTCAAGGGAGAATATTCCCCAAAAGGAGTCGCTAAG TTAGCTGCTGTGGCTGCACTGTGTGTCCAGTATGAGGCTGAGTTCCGCCCTAACATGAGCATTGTTCTCAAGGCTTTGCAGCCACTTCTGAAGCCTCCTGCCCCGGGTCCAGTACCCTGA